The following proteins are encoded in a genomic region of Euzebyales bacterium:
- a CDS encoding ArsA family ATPase, which translates to MSTHGQPSLASVVDERHVIVCTGAGGVGKTTTAAALGIEAARRGRRTIVLTIDPARRLAQSLGLSRLSTAPRSVRDVDGLDAMMLDMKRTFDEIVERHASSPDRVQRILDNRFYQQLSASLAGTQEYMAMEKLYDLHETGRYDCIVIDTPPTRNALDFLDAPRRLTDFLEGRFLKMFLTPGLTAGRFATRAVGVGTGLFMRAASRITGAVVLEDLADFFQSFEGMYDGFKTRAQSVYRLLQQPSSAFVVVSSPEPPALREAGFFLRRLARDGMPTAGVVVNRVTVAPPGALGTTDRARVAEVAAGLDRDDDVERATAELLDLALDARDVAARQHQAIAAAMHGLDPGTLVKVPLADSDVHDVEGLRWVAGRLVGTDGA; encoded by the coding sequence ATGAGCACGCACGGCCAGCCGTCGCTCGCCTCCGTCGTCGACGAGCGCCATGTCATCGTCTGCACCGGTGCCGGCGGCGTGGGCAAGACGACCACGGCGGCCGCGCTCGGGATCGAGGCCGCGCGCCGAGGACGGCGCACGATCGTGCTGACGATCGATCCCGCCCGGCGCCTCGCGCAGTCGCTCGGGCTGTCGCGCCTCAGCACCGCACCGCGGTCGGTCCGGGACGTCGACGGGCTCGACGCGATGATGCTCGACATGAAGCGCACGTTCGACGAGATCGTCGAACGGCACGCGAGCAGCCCGGACAGGGTCCAGCGGATCCTCGACAACCGCTTCTACCAGCAGCTATCAGCGTCGCTGGCCGGCACGCAGGAGTACATGGCGATGGAGAAGCTGTACGACCTGCACGAGACCGGCAGGTACGACTGCATCGTCATCGATACGCCGCCCACCCGCAACGCGCTCGACTTCCTCGATGCCCCGCGACGTCTGACCGACTTCCTCGAGGGCCGGTTCCTCAAGATGTTCCTGACACCGGGACTGACCGCCGGCCGCTTCGCCACGCGGGCCGTCGGTGTCGGCACCGGCCTGTTCATGCGCGCCGCGTCACGCATCACCGGCGCCGTGGTGCTCGAGGACCTCGCCGACTTCTTCCAGTCCTTCGAGGGCATGTACGACGGCTTCAAGACCCGTGCGCAGTCGGTCTACCGCCTCCTGCAGCAACCCAGTTCCGCCTTCGTCGTCGTGAGCTCACCGGAGCCGCCGGCACTGAGGGAGGCGGGCTTCTTCCTGCGCCGCCTGGCCCGCGACGGCATGCCCACGGCAGGTGTCGTGGTCAACCGGGTGACCGTCGCGCCACCGGGAGCTCTGGGAACGACGGACCGCGCCCGCGTGGCGGAGGTGGCGGCGGGGCTGGACCGCGACGACGACGTCGAGCGGGCGACCGCCGAACTGCTCGACCTCGCACTCGACGCGCGTGACGTCGCGGCCCGCCAGCACCAGGCCATCGCCGCCGCCATGCACGGCCTCGACCCCGGGACGCTCGTGAAGGTGCCCCTGGCCGACAGCGATGTCCACGACGTCGAGGGCCTGCGCTGGGTGGCAGGACGGCTCGTCGGCACCGACGGCGCCTGA